One Nitrospinota bacterium genomic window, AAACCTCGAGGGACGCCCTCCGGGCCTCCCTCGAACGTAGCAGGACTCGTATCCTCGGAGGCGGGGCCCTTTCAGACCACCGCCTTAATGTAGTCGCTCCAGCGCTTCTCGATCTCCGTATCCTGGATCGTCTCCATGATGTAGGCGGCAAATTCCCGCCCCGTGCAGCCGGTATCTCTACCCGTGATGGCGAGCCGCTTTTCGTACTGGCCGCAGACGTCGAGAGCCATCTCGAGCTTGTCAGCCAGATCGACCAAGCCGATGTGGCGAATAAGCATCGCCCCGGCGCGAATCATGGAGGATGGGTCAGCATACTGGACCCGTCCCTCTTTCACCATGCGCGGGGCGCTTCCGTGGATGGCCTCGAACATGGAATAGACCCTTCCGATATTAGCGCTTCCGGCCGTCCCCACCCCGCCCTGGAACTCGGCCGCCTCGTCGGTGAGGATGTCGCCGTAGAGGTTGGGGAGCGCCATGACGCGAAAGTAGGTCCTGCGCTTGGGATCGATGAGCTTGGCCGTCATGATGTCAATGTACCAGTCGTCGCACTCGATCTCGGGATACTCCTCAGCGATGCGGTAGCCGATATCGAGGAACTTCCCATCGGTCGTCTTCACCACGTTGGCCTTGGTCACCAGGGTCACCTTGGGGATCTCATTCTTCTTGGCGTAGTCGAAGGCCAGCCGGATGAGCCGCTCAGTCCCCTGGCTCGTAACCGCGCAGAAATCTATGGCCAGATCGTCGGTCACGTCGATCCCGTCGGGGCCGAGGGCGTAGGCCCCCTCGGTGTTCTCACGGAAGAAGACCCAGTCGATCCCCTCGGCGGGCACCTTAACGGGCCGTACGTTGGCAAAGAGGTCGAGCTCCTTTCGCAAGGCCACGTTGGCGCTTTCAATGTTGGGCCACGGGTCGCCCTTACGCGGGGTGGTGGTCGGCCCCTTGAGGGTAACGTGACACTTCTTGATATCCTCAAGCACCTCGTCGGGGATGGGTTTACCCACCTCAGCCCGCCGCTCGATGGTCAGGCCTTCGACGTCTCTAAGCTCCACCTTCCCGTTGGAGATCTCCTCCTTGAGAAGCTCTTCGAGCAACCACCTGGCCTCCTTGGCGATGTAAGGGCCGATCCCGTCGCCGCCGATGATGCCGACGATAATCGGCGAGACGGTGGAGAAATCGAGCCAGTCAGGGGCCTGCTTAATCCTATCCACACGCGCAAGCTGAAGCTCCAGAAGCC contains:
- a CDS encoding isocitrate/isopropylmalate dehydrogenase family protein, whose product is MSVDVIERAKEHFGRLLELQLARVDRIKQAPDWLDFSTVSPIIVGIIGGDGIGPYIAKEARWLLEELLKEEISNGKVELRDVEGLTIERRAEVGKPIPDEVLEDIKKCHVTLKGPTTTPRKGDPWPNIESANVALRKELDLFANVRPVKVPAEGIDWVFFRENTEGAYALGPDGIDVTDDLAIDFCAVTSQGTERLIRLAFDYAKKNEIPKVTLVTKANVVKTTDGKFLDIGYRIAEEYPEIECDDWYIDIMTAKLIDPKRRTYFRVMALPNLYGDILTDEAAEFQGGVGTAGSANIGRVYSMFEAIHGSAPRMVKEGRVQYADPSSMIRAGAMLIRHIGLVDLADKLEMALDVCGQYEKRLAITGRDTGCTGREFAAYIMETIQDTEIEKRWSDYIKAVV